A single region of the Zonotrichia leucophrys gambelii isolate GWCS_2022_RI chromosome 9, RI_Zleu_2.0, whole genome shotgun sequence genome encodes:
- the GYG1 gene encoding glycogenin-1 isoform X1: protein MNWAAKEFSEVAWFCLDQSFVTLATNDSYVKGALVLGSSLQQYRTTRKLTALITPQVSDLMRRVLEKVFDEVILVNVLDSGDSAHLALMKRPELGVTLTKLHCWELTQFSKCVFMDADTMVLSNIDELFEREELSAAPDPGWPDCFNSGVFVYRPSIETYSQLLQFATEKGSFDGADQGLLNTFFSSWATTDMSKHLPFIYNLSSTSVYSYLPAFKAFGANTKVVHFLGSTKPWNYTYDSRTKSIKGNMDDPKIVHPEFLNMWWDTYIADVLPLLEQHGIVKEITPGVNMLSGLVYTLAFSCGFCREAEVTEAVSHVSVSPLLPTESSEERKERWEQGQADYMGVDSFDNIKKKLDTYLQ, encoded by the exons ATGAACTGGGCAGCCAAAGAGTTCTCTGAAGTAGCATGGTTTTGTCTGG ACCAGTCTTTTGTGACTCTAGCCACAAATGACTCCTATGTGAAAGGAGCGCTGGTACTTGGTTCATCCTTGCAACAGTATAGAACAACAAGGAAGCTGACTGCACTCATAACTCCTCAGGTCTCAGATCTTATGAG GAGAGTGCTGGAAAAAGTCTTTGATGAAGTCATATTGGTAAATGTCTTGGATAGTGGGGATTCAGCACACTTGGCGTTAATGAAAAGACCTGAGTTGGGTGTCACACTAACAAAGCTTCACTGCTGGGAACTGACACagttttcaaaatgtgttttcatggATGCAGACACAATG GTTTTGTCAAATATAGATGAGCTTTTTGAGAGAGAAGAGCTATCTGCAGCACCAGATCCAGGCTGGCCCGACTGTTTTAATTCAGGAGTTTTTGTTTACCGACCTTCCATTGAAACATACAGTCAGCTGTTGCAGTTTGCCACAGAGAAAGGCAGCTTTGATG GTGCAGATCAGGGGTTATTAAACACCTTCTTCAGCAGCTGGGCAACAACAGACATGAGCAAACATCTACCGTTTATTTATAATTTGAGCAGCACTTCTGTATATTCCTACCTTCCAGCATTTAAAGC GTTTGGTGCAAATACTAAGGTAGTGCATTTCCTGGGAAGCACAAAGCCGTGGAACTATACATATGACTCCAGAACAAAAAGCATAAAGGGCAACATGGATGACCCTAAAATAGTTCACCCAGAATTCCTCAACATGTGGTGGGATACCTACATAGCTGATGTTTTACCATTACTAGAACAGCATGGAATTGTTAAAGAAATTACTCCAGGGGTAAATATG CTATCGGGCTTGGTCTATACTCTGGCTTTCTCTTGTGGCTTCTGTAGAGAG GCAGAAGTTACAGAGGCAGTGTCCCACGTATCAGTATCACCACTATTACCAACTGAATCTTCAGAAGAACGCAAGGAACGGTGGGAGCAGGGCCAAGCTGACTATATGGGAGTGGATTCCTTTGACAACATCAAGAAGAAACTTGATACCTACCTTCAGTAG
- the GYG1 gene encoding glycogenin-1 isoform X5, which translates to MRRVLEKVFDEVILVNVLDSGDSAHLALMKRPELGVTLTKLHCWELTQFSKCVFMDADTMVLSNIDELFEREELSAAPDPGWPDCFNSGVFVYRPSIETYSQLLQFATEKGSFDGADQGLLNTFFSSWATTDMSKHLPFIYNLSSTSVYSYLPAFKAFGANTKVVHFLGSTKPWNYTYDSRTKSIKGNMDDPKIVHPEFLNMWWDTYIADVLPLLEQHGIVKEITPGVNMLSGLVYTLAFSCGFCREAEVTEAVSHVSVSPLLPTESSEERKERWEQGQADYMGVDSFDNIKKKLDTYLQ; encoded by the exons ATGAG GAGAGTGCTGGAAAAAGTCTTTGATGAAGTCATATTGGTAAATGTCTTGGATAGTGGGGATTCAGCACACTTGGCGTTAATGAAAAGACCTGAGTTGGGTGTCACACTAACAAAGCTTCACTGCTGGGAACTGACACagttttcaaaatgtgttttcatggATGCAGACACAATG GTTTTGTCAAATATAGATGAGCTTTTTGAGAGAGAAGAGCTATCTGCAGCACCAGATCCAGGCTGGCCCGACTGTTTTAATTCAGGAGTTTTTGTTTACCGACCTTCCATTGAAACATACAGTCAGCTGTTGCAGTTTGCCACAGAGAAAGGCAGCTTTGATG GTGCAGATCAGGGGTTATTAAACACCTTCTTCAGCAGCTGGGCAACAACAGACATGAGCAAACATCTACCGTTTATTTATAATTTGAGCAGCACTTCTGTATATTCCTACCTTCCAGCATTTAAAGC GTTTGGTGCAAATACTAAGGTAGTGCATTTCCTGGGAAGCACAAAGCCGTGGAACTATACATATGACTCCAGAACAAAAAGCATAAAGGGCAACATGGATGACCCTAAAATAGTTCACCCAGAATTCCTCAACATGTGGTGGGATACCTACATAGCTGATGTTTTACCATTACTAGAACAGCATGGAATTGTTAAAGAAATTACTCCAGGGGTAAATATG CTATCGGGCTTGGTCTATACTCTGGCTTTCTCTTGTGGCTTCTGTAGAGAG GCAGAAGTTACAGAGGCAGTGTCCCACGTATCAGTATCACCACTATTACCAACTGAATCTTCAGAAGAACGCAAGGAACGGTGGGAGCAGGGCCAAGCTGACTATATGGGAGTGGATTCCTTTGACAACATCAAGAAGAAACTTGATACCTACCTTCAGTAG
- the GYG1 gene encoding glycogenin-1 isoform X2 — protein MADQSFVTLATNDSYVKGALVLGSSLQQYRTTRKLTALITPQVSDLMRRVLEKVFDEVILVNVLDSGDSAHLALMKRPELGVTLTKLHCWELTQFSKCVFMDADTMVLSNIDELFEREELSAAPDPGWPDCFNSGVFVYRPSIETYSQLLQFATEKGSFDGADQGLLNTFFSSWATTDMSKHLPFIYNLSSTSVYSYLPAFKAFGANTKVVHFLGSTKPWNYTYDSRTKSIKGNMDDPKIVHPEFLNMWWDTYIADVLPLLEQHGIVKEITPGVNMLSGLVYTLAFSCGFCREAEVTEAVSHVSVSPLLPTESSEERKERWEQGQADYMGVDSFDNIKKKLDTYLQ, from the exons ATGGCAG ACCAGTCTTTTGTGACTCTAGCCACAAATGACTCCTATGTGAAAGGAGCGCTGGTACTTGGTTCATCCTTGCAACAGTATAGAACAACAAGGAAGCTGACTGCACTCATAACTCCTCAGGTCTCAGATCTTATGAG GAGAGTGCTGGAAAAAGTCTTTGATGAAGTCATATTGGTAAATGTCTTGGATAGTGGGGATTCAGCACACTTGGCGTTAATGAAAAGACCTGAGTTGGGTGTCACACTAACAAAGCTTCACTGCTGGGAACTGACACagttttcaaaatgtgttttcatggATGCAGACACAATG GTTTTGTCAAATATAGATGAGCTTTTTGAGAGAGAAGAGCTATCTGCAGCACCAGATCCAGGCTGGCCCGACTGTTTTAATTCAGGAGTTTTTGTTTACCGACCTTCCATTGAAACATACAGTCAGCTGTTGCAGTTTGCCACAGAGAAAGGCAGCTTTGATG GTGCAGATCAGGGGTTATTAAACACCTTCTTCAGCAGCTGGGCAACAACAGACATGAGCAAACATCTACCGTTTATTTATAATTTGAGCAGCACTTCTGTATATTCCTACCTTCCAGCATTTAAAGC GTTTGGTGCAAATACTAAGGTAGTGCATTTCCTGGGAAGCACAAAGCCGTGGAACTATACATATGACTCCAGAACAAAAAGCATAAAGGGCAACATGGATGACCCTAAAATAGTTCACCCAGAATTCCTCAACATGTGGTGGGATACCTACATAGCTGATGTTTTACCATTACTAGAACAGCATGGAATTGTTAAAGAAATTACTCCAGGGGTAAATATG CTATCGGGCTTGGTCTATACTCTGGCTTTCTCTTGTGGCTTCTGTAGAGAG GCAGAAGTTACAGAGGCAGTGTCCCACGTATCAGTATCACCACTATTACCAACTGAATCTTCAGAAGAACGCAAGGAACGGTGGGAGCAGGGCCAAGCTGACTATATGGGAGTGGATTCCTTTGACAACATCAAGAAGAAACTTGATACCTACCTTCAGTAG
- the GYG1 gene encoding glycogenin-1 isoform X4: MADQSFVTLATNDSYVKGALVLGSSLQQYRTTRKLTALITPQVSDLMRRVLEKVFDEVILVNVLDSGDSAHLALMKRPELGVTLTKLHCWELTQFSKCVFMDADTMVLSNIDELFEREELSAAPDPGWPDCFNSGVFVYRPSIETYSQLLQFATEKGSFDGADQGLLNTFFSSWATTDMSKHLPFIYNLSSTSVYSYLPAFKAFGANTKVVHFLGSTKPWNYTYDSRTKSIKGNMDDPKIVHPEFLNMWWDTYIADVLPLLEQHGIVKEITPGVNMAEVTEAVSHVSVSPLLPTESSEERKERWEQGQADYMGVDSFDNIKKKLDTYLQ, from the exons ATGGCAG ACCAGTCTTTTGTGACTCTAGCCACAAATGACTCCTATGTGAAAGGAGCGCTGGTACTTGGTTCATCCTTGCAACAGTATAGAACAACAAGGAAGCTGACTGCACTCATAACTCCTCAGGTCTCAGATCTTATGAG GAGAGTGCTGGAAAAAGTCTTTGATGAAGTCATATTGGTAAATGTCTTGGATAGTGGGGATTCAGCACACTTGGCGTTAATGAAAAGACCTGAGTTGGGTGTCACACTAACAAAGCTTCACTGCTGGGAACTGACACagttttcaaaatgtgttttcatggATGCAGACACAATG GTTTTGTCAAATATAGATGAGCTTTTTGAGAGAGAAGAGCTATCTGCAGCACCAGATCCAGGCTGGCCCGACTGTTTTAATTCAGGAGTTTTTGTTTACCGACCTTCCATTGAAACATACAGTCAGCTGTTGCAGTTTGCCACAGAGAAAGGCAGCTTTGATG GTGCAGATCAGGGGTTATTAAACACCTTCTTCAGCAGCTGGGCAACAACAGACATGAGCAAACATCTACCGTTTATTTATAATTTGAGCAGCACTTCTGTATATTCCTACCTTCCAGCATTTAAAGC GTTTGGTGCAAATACTAAGGTAGTGCATTTCCTGGGAAGCACAAAGCCGTGGAACTATACATATGACTCCAGAACAAAAAGCATAAAGGGCAACATGGATGACCCTAAAATAGTTCACCCAGAATTCCTCAACATGTGGTGGGATACCTACATAGCTGATGTTTTACCATTACTAGAACAGCATGGAATTGTTAAAGAAATTACTCCAGGGGTAAATATG GCAGAAGTTACAGAGGCAGTGTCCCACGTATCAGTATCACCACTATTACCAACTGAATCTTCAGAAGAACGCAAGGAACGGTGGGAGCAGGGCCAAGCTGACTATATGGGAGTGGATTCCTTTGACAACATCAAGAAGAAACTTGATACCTACCTTCAGTAG
- the GYG1 gene encoding glycogenin-1 isoform X3, whose translation MNWAAKEFSEVAWFCLDQSFVTLATNDSYVKGALVLGSSLQQYRTTRKLTALITPQVSDLMRRVLEKVFDEVILVNVLDSGDSAHLALMKRPELGVTLTKLHCWELTQFSKCVFMDADTMVLSNIDELFEREELSAAPDPGWPDCFNSGVFVYRPSIETYSQLLQFATEKGSFDGADQGLLNTFFSSWATTDMSKHLPFIYNLSSTSVYSYLPAFKAFGANTKVVHFLGSTKPWNYTYDSRTKSIKGNMDDPKIVHPEFLNMWWDTYIADVLPLLEQHGIVKEITPGVNMAEVTEAVSHVSVSPLLPTESSEERKERWEQGQADYMGVDSFDNIKKKLDTYLQ comes from the exons ATGAACTGGGCAGCCAAAGAGTTCTCTGAAGTAGCATGGTTTTGTCTGG ACCAGTCTTTTGTGACTCTAGCCACAAATGACTCCTATGTGAAAGGAGCGCTGGTACTTGGTTCATCCTTGCAACAGTATAGAACAACAAGGAAGCTGACTGCACTCATAACTCCTCAGGTCTCAGATCTTATGAG GAGAGTGCTGGAAAAAGTCTTTGATGAAGTCATATTGGTAAATGTCTTGGATAGTGGGGATTCAGCACACTTGGCGTTAATGAAAAGACCTGAGTTGGGTGTCACACTAACAAAGCTTCACTGCTGGGAACTGACACagttttcaaaatgtgttttcatggATGCAGACACAATG GTTTTGTCAAATATAGATGAGCTTTTTGAGAGAGAAGAGCTATCTGCAGCACCAGATCCAGGCTGGCCCGACTGTTTTAATTCAGGAGTTTTTGTTTACCGACCTTCCATTGAAACATACAGTCAGCTGTTGCAGTTTGCCACAGAGAAAGGCAGCTTTGATG GTGCAGATCAGGGGTTATTAAACACCTTCTTCAGCAGCTGGGCAACAACAGACATGAGCAAACATCTACCGTTTATTTATAATTTGAGCAGCACTTCTGTATATTCCTACCTTCCAGCATTTAAAGC GTTTGGTGCAAATACTAAGGTAGTGCATTTCCTGGGAAGCACAAAGCCGTGGAACTATACATATGACTCCAGAACAAAAAGCATAAAGGGCAACATGGATGACCCTAAAATAGTTCACCCAGAATTCCTCAACATGTGGTGGGATACCTACATAGCTGATGTTTTACCATTACTAGAACAGCATGGAATTGTTAAAGAAATTACTCCAGGGGTAAATATG GCAGAAGTTACAGAGGCAGTGTCCCACGTATCAGTATCACCACTATTACCAACTGAATCTTCAGAAGAACGCAAGGAACGGTGGGAGCAGGGCCAAGCTGACTATATGGGAGTGGATTCCTTTGACAACATCAAGAAGAAACTTGATACCTACCTTCAGTAG